TCAGAGCAACTTGCTAGATACGATTTTGGGCGAAGTAGATAGCCTAATCGCACAATACAATCTCACGGATTCAAAATCAAAGCCCAAAGGATTTTATAAAATCCACAAAAACGAAGGCTTATCACGGCACAACAAAGAGGGGTTTTTGGCTTTGCGAAAATCCTATAATGCAAATCCAAGTGAGGCGAAATTTTTTGTGCTAATTTTGTTTGGGTTTAATCACTTTGTGCGATTTAACGCGCAAGGTGCGTATAATGTGCCTGTTGGCAAAAGTGATTTTTCGCAATTTCAGTATAAAAAGAGTGTTGCTTTTATCAAAGCATTACAAGAGAAAAATATCACATTATTAAATATGGATTTTAGAAATAGTGCGCTGTATAAGGAGGGGGATTTTTTCTACTTTGACCCGCCGTATTTGATAACACAAGCCCCTTACAATGCTTCTTGGAATGATAGCAATGAAAAAGATTTATATGAGATTTTGGATTTTCTTGATTCAAGAGATAAAAGATTTGCATTCTCAAATGTGCTTGAATCTAATGGTAAAAGTAATGATTTGCTAAAACAATGGAGCGCAAAATACCACACTACTTTTATGAAGCGCGACTATACAAATGCAAACTATCATCGCAAAAATTTAGGCACAACAAAAGAAGTGCTAATCACAAACTACACAATTATAAATCATTTTACGCAAGGCAACAACAATGCGTAAGAATACATTTAATATATTTAGCTTTGATACAACCATTAGAAACCCGCAACGCAATATCGATTTTTTGCAAATTATCGATAAGATTGATGGCAAAGTGCTAAATGAAAAAAGTTTGCTTATTTATTGGTATGAAGCCATTGGCAAAGGGATTTATAGACCGCAAAATATAAATGCTGAGATTAGAAACAAACTTTTAAAGGGCGAGAGTCTAAGTGAGAGTGAAATAAAAAGGATTATGCAAGATAATCCGCAAAAAGTGCAAAATGGTTTTGAGGGCAGAGCAATAACGCATTTTAAGGCATTGCACTCACAGCTATTGCTTATATATGATTCACAATCAAAAGTCGTGCGTATTAGTAAGTTAGGCAGAGAATTGCTAAACCACCCTTATGATGTGCAAAATATTTACACAAAAATACTGCTTGGCATTCATTTTGGCTCACCTATAAGAAAAGAAAATAATCGCGCAAGGGTGTTTCTCAATACGATTTTTGTGATAGATTTGCTGAAAAGAGAGTGGGGTAAATTAGAGAAAGAATCAAAAGGGATTTTGCGCCACGAATGCGTCTTTGTGCTTGGAATAAAAGATTGTGATTACACAAAATGCGTGAGCGAGATTCTCACATACCGCGAAATGTATGGATTAAAAGAAAATAGAGAATATATAGAAAATTATTGCGTAAGCAATGACTTAAAACATTTGAAATATGACACAATAAAAACTTATGTCGATGAAGTGTTTCGCAAATTTGCAATGAGCGGACTTATCATTGCGC
This genomic stretch from Helicobacter macacae MIT 99-5501 harbors:
- a CDS encoding Dam family site-specific DNA-(adenine-N6)-methyltransferase, with amino-acid sequence MILSPLNYVGNKARILKSLIPLFPRDTTTFVDIFCGSGIVGLNAKSKQLILNDKESRIIDLLRYFQSNLLDTILGEVDSLIAQYNLTDSKSKPKGFYKIHKNEGLSRHNKEGFLALRKSYNANPSEAKFFVLILFGFNHFVRFNAQGAYNVPVGKSDFSQFQYKKSVAFIKALQEKNITLLNMDFRNSALYKEGDFFYFDPPYLITQAPYNASWNDSNEKDLYEILDFLDSRDKRFAFSNVLESNGKSNDLLKQWSAKYHTTFMKRDYTNANYHRKNLGTTKEVLITNYTIINHFTQGNNNA